A single window of Candidatus Glassbacteria bacterium DNA harbors:
- a CDS encoding NTP transferase domain-containing protein has translation MDKVIAILQARMHSERLPGKILADLAGKPLILHVIERLQGTPGVDRVVMAVPRTETAYLAPLAERAGAEIIGGAFNDVLGRFYQAAKRYPAPYVIRATGDNPLLDTTMLERCIQECQTGCWDMVGASNLPLGTGAEVFPASLLDYLHHFGRKSHHREHVTSLLYEHEDEFRVCRLDTPPELRAPEFRLTVDADEDLELMRRIYDRLYVPGKLVDLADAVRMLRDEPGLAEINRHVRQRDWRKDSIAASVA, from the coding sequence ATGGATAAGGTTATTGCCATACTCCAGGCAAGGATGCACAGCGAACGCCTGCCGGGTAAAATTCTGGCCGACCTGGCCGGCAAACCGCTGATCCTGCACGTGATCGAAAGACTACAGGGCACTCCCGGCGTGGACCGGGTGGTCATGGCGGTGCCACGCACGGAAACCGCCTACCTGGCTCCCCTGGCCGAACGGGCCGGCGCGGAGATTATCGGCGGGGCGTTCAACGACGTCCTCGGCCGGTTCTACCAGGCGGCCAAACGATACCCTGCTCCCTACGTGATCCGCGCCACGGGCGACAACCCGCTGCTGGACACGACCATGCTCGAGCGCTGTATCCAGGAGTGCCAGACCGGCTGCTGGGACATGGTCGGCGCGAGCAACCTTCCGCTGGGCACCGGCGCCGAGGTCTTCCCGGCCAGCCTGCTGGACTACCTGCACCATTTCGGCCGCAAAAGCCATCACCGCGAGCATGTCACCTCCCTGCTCTACGAGCACGAGGACGAGTTCCGGGTCTGCCGGCTGGATACGCCGCCGGAGTTGCGTGCGCCGGAGTTCCGCCTGACCGTGGATGCCGATGAGGACCTCGAGCTGATGCGCAGGATTTACGACCGGCTTTATGTCCCCGGCAAGCTGGTTGACCTGGCCGATGCAGTGAGGATGCTGCGTGATGAGCCTGGGCTTGCTGAAATAAACCGTCACGTCCGTCAGCGCGACTGGCGCAAGGACAGTATCGCGGCCTCGGTGGCCTGA
- a CDS encoding methyltransferase domain-containing protein: protein MRTEPMRQDRGVPGDDFGGRGLPGLPGHNRRSGAGGRNWRKPVRVELASGERPFDGYLHCDERRLPATNLVCRVECLPFASGSVESLLASHIIEHFSYRTVGEVLDEWYRALKPGGDVLIITPNFAYVAHGYTEGWMDHKEARDRMFGGQDYEGNYHYNMYDYSSLQRALEETGFKNVRDVTSNYESRKVPMSIYFNAEK, encoded by the coding sequence TGGACGAGGTCTACCGGGCTTACCTGGCCACAATCGGCGCTCCGGAGCAGGTGGCCGCAACTGGAGGAAGCCGGTGAGAGTTGAACTGGCCAGTGGAGAACGCCCGTTTGACGGGTACCTTCACTGCGACGAGCGGCGGCTGCCGGCCACCAACCTGGTCTGCCGGGTGGAATGCCTGCCCTTCGCCAGCGGCTCGGTGGAGTCGCTGCTGGCGAGCCACATCATCGAGCATTTCTCCTACCGCACGGTCGGCGAGGTGCTGGACGAATGGTACAGAGCGCTCAAACCAGGCGGTGACGTACTGATCATTACACCCAATTTCGCCTATGTGGCCCACGGCTACACCGAGGGCTGGATGGACCACAAAGAGGCCCGCGACCGGATGTTCGGCGGGCAGGACTACGAGGGCAACTATCACTACAACATGTACGACTACTCCTCACTTCAGCGGGCGCTGGAGGAGACCGGCTTCAAAAACGTCCGCGACGTAACCTCCAATTACGAGAGCCGCAAGGTTCCGATGAGTATCTACTTCAACGCGGAGAAATAA